The Penicillium oxalicum strain HP7-1 chromosome V, whole genome shotgun sequence genomic interval ATGCCCCATCCCAGAGAGCTCCTTTAAAGGTCCGACAGGAATGCATAAAAAAGCGCACAGAAGAAACTTGGAGGCCGGTGGGAAGAGGTGGTATTCTGAGGACATATGTCGCAGTTGAAGCGAGCAGACTAGACATAGATTCCCATATTGGtgtccttcttctttgcctgaACCTCGGCAATGGCGTCGACGTAGTTTTCATGCCCGACCTTGCTCATTCCTTTGCGCAGGGCGATCATACCGGCCTCAACGCACACGGCCTTCAGCTGGGCACCACCAAATTCGTCCGTGCTGCGAGCCAACTCTGCCCAGTTCACCGTGTCTTCAACCGACATCTTGCGTGAATGAATCTGGAGAATGTTGGCACGAGCCTCCTCGTTGGGAAGTGGGAACTCAATCTTGCGGTCCAGACGACCAGACCGGAGGAGAGCAGGATCCAGGACATCCACACGGTTGGTCGCGGCCAAAACCTTGATTCGATCATCGGAAGCAAAACCATCCAACTGGTTCAGAAGCTCCAGCATGGTTCGTTGCACTTCACGATCACCGGACTTTTCTGAGTCAAAACGTTTCGTACCCACAGCATCCAGCTCGTCAATGAAAATGATTGACGGCGCCTTCTCCTTGGCAAGAGCAAAACAGTCGCGGACAAGTTTGGCACCGTCACCAATGAACATCTGCACCAGTTGAGGACCGGCAAGCTTGAGGAAAGTTGCATTCGTCTCGGCGGCACAGGCCCGTGCAAGTAGGGTCTTACCAGTTCCGGGAGGGCCGTACATGAGGGCACCTTTGGGGAAGAATAGATGTTAGCTTACCGGTGGTTTTCAGAACCGGAAATGCCTCGGCGCGGAAACACTCACCCTTTGGCGCCTTAATGCCAATCTTCTTGAACCGTTCAGCCTCCTTCATTGGCCAAACAATAGCCTCCACAATCTCTTCAATCTGCTTGTCTAATCCACCGATATCCGTGTACTTCTCTGTGGGCTTCTCGTCGACTTCCATCGCCTTAACTCGGTTGTCGTATTCTGCTGGTAGGGTGTCAAGGACGAGATATGAATCTTTATTCACACC includes:
- a CDS encoding 26S proteasome regulatory subunit 6A, whose amino-acid sequence is MSTLEDLDDLERENRDKKQDSGDDDGKKPNNDGDAEMQDAEKKDDEEDLLDDEILHSSTADIVKRRRMLENEMRIMKSEFQRLTHEQSTMREKVKDNQEKIENNRQLPYLVGNVVELLDLDVEAEAAEEGANIDLDATRVGKSAVIKTSTRQTIFLPLIGLVDHEKLKPADLIGVNKDSYLVLDTLPAEYDNRVKAMEVDEKPTEKYTDIGGLDKQIEEIVEAIVWPMKEAERFKKIGIKAPKGALMYGPPGTGKTLLARACAAETNATFLKLAGPQLVQMFIGDGAKLVRDCFALAKEKAPSIIFIDELDAVGTKRFDSEKSGDREVQRTMLELLNQLDGFASDDRIKVLAATNRVDVLDPALLRSGRLDRKIEFPLPNEEARANILQIHSRKMSVEDTVNWAELARSTDEFGGAQLKAVCVEAGMIALRKGMSKVGHENYVDAIAEVQAKKKDTNMGIYV